GCTTTTGCCAGCTCAGAAAGGTTCAATGCTTATTGGCAGCGGGTTCGAGACGAAAACATCTTGCCTTCGTAGTGTGTTTTAATGGCATAATGTGTTTTTTCGTATCATGGAAAGCAGGAATACCCGCGCCTTCTGGGAAAAAGTACGCTAGAATGTCAACTGTTTCTAGACTCTGACAATCAAAACCCGTGAATAATTTTCCGAATTTTGATAGAAAGAGCTGTTTCTAAAGCTGAGACTGGCGGCTGAAGGCACCAAGAAAGCGATTGAGACAAATCGTGGCATACTTTGAGCAATAAAAGGCAGATATAGATTTGGATGCGAACTCAGGCAAAACTAGCAGGAATCATGGACAAGAAAAACGAAAAAAACGATCTGGCTCAAGACCCTACCAAAGACGCTCCAAGAAAAAAAATAACCTAGCTGTCACCCTAAAAGGCAAGACTCGCCACCTCCATGCCAAGATCATGGAAGGCTCTTATATCGCGTTTGATATTGAAACCACCGGAGGCAACCCTGAGCGTAACGGTATCACCGAAATATTTGCCTTGCGCTATGATAATGGCAAGGTTGTCGATACTTTTTGTAGCATGGTGAATCCAAAAGTCCCTATCCCGCCCATTGTCAGGCGCATGACAGGAATCACCAATAAAATGGTGAAGGACGCGCCACTGATCGAAGACGTGATGCCGGGTTTTGTGGAGTTTATTGGTGACGATGTTCTTGTGAGCCACAACACCATTGGCGATATGAAGTTTATCCGTCACTTTTCTCAGCAGGTTCTTGGGGAGATGGTTAGCAACTACTATCTTTGTACCCACCTACTGGTGGAAAAGCTTGTTTCTGAAGCACCAGATAAATCTTTGAAAGGCCTGGCAGACTTTTTTCATCTACCGGCTGATGACAAGTTGCATCGGGCTAAGGCTGATGCCTTTCTTACTTTAGAGCTTTTTAAGAAGTTACAAGACAAACTAGTAGAAAAAGGTATCGATCGCATTATCGACGCCATTAGGTTCCAAGGAGATTACGAGTCTGGAACCCGACTAGGCTGGGGGGTTGATCCTGAAGTGCTGAAAGGGCTACCCGAAACAACTGGGATCTTCTATTTATATGACTATGCAGGACGGATCACCTTTCTGTCCTCTGCCCATAACATCGCCAAAGAGGTTCGAAAGCTGCAACGCTTCAGCTCCCTCCCAAAACAGCTTCTAAAGTCGGTTTTGGCGAGCACTGAGGTACGTTTTGCTGAAACATCCACTGCATTTGCTGCGGCTTTAGCAGAGGCTGAAGGCCTCAAAGAGAACGATCTGCGGTTCGATCCTGCCAACTGGCATCAAAGAACAGCGAATTTCCTCTTTGTGAAGCAGGAGGATGACTCCTATCGGGTGGGAACTGGACCTCTAAGCCATGATGTGGTCTTTGCACTGGGGCCGATTCGAGGGGGCAAGGAAGTAAGTATCCTTATGGATCATTTCTCGAACATCTTCGAGCAAAAGATAAGCAAAAAAGGTCTGAAATTAAGCCTTAAAGAGGGTGGTGTGCTTCTAGACTTTCTTGAAGGACGCCGGCGGCGAGA
This is a stretch of genomic DNA from Pseudobacteriovorax antillogorgiicola. It encodes these proteins:
- a CDS encoding PolC-type DNA polymerase III, which produces MDANSGKTSRNHGQEKRKKRSGSRPYQRRSKKKNNLAVTLKGKTRHLHAKIMEGSYIAFDIETTGGNPERNGITEIFALRYDNGKVVDTFCSMVNPKVPIPPIVRRMTGITNKMVKDAPLIEDVMPGFVEFIGDDVLVSHNTIGDMKFIRHFSQQVLGEMVSNYYLCTHLLVEKLVSEAPDKSLKGLADFFHLPADDKLHRAKADAFLTLELFKKLQDKLVEKGIDRIIDAIRFQGDYESGTRLGWGVDPEVLKGLPETTGIFYLYDYAGRITFLSSAHNIAKEVRKLQRFSSLPKQLLKSVLASTEVRFAETSTAFAAALAEAEGLKENDLRFDPANWHQRTANFLFVKQEDDSYRVGTGPLSHDVVFALGPIRGGKEVSILMDHFSNIFEQKISKKGLKLSLKEGGVLLDFLEGRRRREGLVDRVLSALPSFFASNKAESLRDQLNSIDVPMELHKLDACSGIIAVPRGDAWHVHTVAAGVPDEELVLHGDLVQALTESRLNVKLYKKIKRLVLKRRKQTQALPYGEAVLINRMFWWAYFGSRHEDVRVYQVDELPSLLTSAIPS